A stretch of the Lactuca sativa cultivar Salinas chromosome 9, Lsat_Salinas_v11, whole genome shotgun sequence genome encodes the following:
- the LOC128129224 gene encoding velvet complex subunit 2-like, which produces MPINQHTNNTTHHQHNYPSPPPVFAIHHNRPHPPPTKTTTHHNHHHPTPPTTTTITIDHHHPPSPPATTTPTHHQPPLLRHPPRNSTPTTHDNHHTPTCTTHHYHTPL; this is translated from the coding sequence ATGCCAATTAACCAACACACGAACAACACCACCCACCACCAACACaactacccatcaccaccacccgtcTTCGCCATCCATCACAACCGCCCCCATCCACCACCCACGAAAACCACCACCCATCACAATCATCACCACCCAACACCGCCAACCACGACCACCATCACCAtcgaccaccaccacccaccatcaccacccgccaccaccacccccaCCCACCACCAACCGCCACTTCTACGCCACCCACCACGCAATAGTACCCCCACCACCCACGACAACCACCACACACCTACCtgcaccacccatcactaccacaCACCATTATGA
- the LOC128129225 gene encoding extensin-3-like, producing MTTTHRQSPPPITITHHHDPSPPPAYTTHHHYSPQPSPPTTHQDYHHLPPPPPPITHNHHLPPPITTPTHRYHHNPPPPPPPTTATITTTPTTHHHHPPSTHYPPL from the coding sequence ATGACCACCACCCACCGCCAATCACCACCACCTATCACTATCACCCACCACCAtgacccatcaccaccacccgcttACACCACTCATCATCACTACTCGCCACAACCATccccacccaccacccatcaagACTACCACcacttaccaccaccaccaccacctatcacccATAACCACCACTTgccaccacctatcaccacccCAACCCACCGTTATCACCACAACCcgccacccccacccccacctaccaccgccaccatcaccaccacccccaCTACCCATCATCATCATCCACCATCCACCCACTACCCACCATTATGA